Proteins co-encoded in one Bacteroidales bacterium genomic window:
- a CDS encoding sugar phosphate isomerase/epimerase, whose amino-acid sequence MKKHSFNYLLPIIVAIITLPLACKPVAQKSIGLQLYSLRDSMDKNPVSTIEEVGKIGYKTVELAGYSNGKFYQMDPAEIKSVVEKSGMTIISSHCGFPVPDSTKWDSVMGLWDVCIAAHKAAGIPYMVQPFMDSVGYQSLAGLQRYCDYFNAIGEKCRQQGIRFGYHNHSEEFKTVEGQVIYDYMLQHTDSSKVFYQIDLWWIKKGGADAISYFNKYPGRFLSYHVKDSLEVGASGIMDFKPYFENAALAGMKYYIVEQEAFEKTPYEGVKQSFDFLNQAEYVK is encoded by the coding sequence ATGAAGAAACATAGTTTTAATTACCTGCTACCTATTATTGTGGCAATCATTACCCTACCCCTTGCCTGTAAACCTGTTGCTCAGAAAAGCATTGGTTTGCAGCTTTATTCACTTCGTGATAGTATGGATAAAAATCCGGTAAGTACTATTGAGGAAGTTGGAAAAATCGGTTACAAAACTGTTGAACTTGCCGGTTATTCAAACGGTAAGTTTTATCAGATGGATCCGGCCGAAATCAAATCAGTGGTTGAAAAGAGCGGAATGACCATTATCAGTTCGCATTGCGGATTTCCTGTACCTGATTCAACAAAATGGGATTCTGTGATGGGTCTATGGGATGTTTGCATTGCAGCTCACAAAGCCGCCGGAATTCCCTACATGGTTCAACCTTTTATGGACAGTGTAGGTTACCAGTCACTGGCAGGCCTGCAAAGGTATTGTGACTATTTCAATGCTATTGGCGAAAAATGCCGTCAGCAGGGTATACGCTTTGGTTATCATAACCATTCAGAAGAATTCAAAACCGTTGAAGGACAGGTAATATATGATTACATGCTCCAGCACACCGATTCATCAAAGGTTTTCTACCAGATTGATTTATGGTGGATCAAAAAAGGCGGTGCTGATGCAATCTCTTATTTTAACAAATATCCCGGAAGGTTCCTTTCATACCATGTAAAGGACAGCCTTGAAGTCGGCGCCAGCGGAATTATGGATTTCAAACCGTATTTCGAAAATGCTGCCCTTGCAGGAATGAAATACTACATTGTTGAGCAGGAAGCATTTGAAAAAACTCCTTATGAAGGTGTAAAACAATCCTTTGATTTTCTCAATCAAGCGGAATATGTAAAATAA
- the mdh gene encoding malate dehydrogenase, which yields MKITVVGAGNVGATCADVLAHRDAAHEIVLVDIKPGIAEGKALDIWQSAPIDRFNSKPIGVTNNYLPTANSSVVVITSGLPRKPGMSRDDLIETNAVIVKHVTEQVIQYSPCAVIIVVSNPLDVMTYQAYITSKFPRTRVMGMAGILDTGRYKAFIADELNVSPKDISALLLGGHGDTMVPLPRYTTVSGIPVTELLPAEKIDAIVERTRFGGGELVKLMGTSAWYAPGSAAARMAEAVIRNHKRVFPCCVKLEGEYGLENVFVGVPVILGRNGIERIIELNLTDKETEMLHESARAVKEMMEVLDKLEEKNR from the coding sequence ATGAAGATTACAGTAGTTGGAGCGGGAAACGTTGGTGCAACATGTGCCGATGTACTGGCGCACAGGGATGCAGCTCATGAAATAGTGCTGGTTGACATAAAACCCGGGATTGCTGAAGGTAAGGCCCTTGATATATGGCAAAGCGCACCGATCGACAGGTTTAACTCAAAACCTATAGGCGTCACCAACAACTACCTTCCTACTGCAAATTCAAGTGTTGTAGTGATAACTTCAGGACTTCCCCGTAAGCCGGGTATGAGTCGTGATGACCTTATCGAAACCAATGCTGTCATTGTTAAACATGTTACTGAACAGGTGATCCAGTATTCTCCCTGTGCAGTAATCATTGTTGTTTCGAATCCGCTTGATGTTATGACCTACCAGGCCTATATTACTTCAAAGTTTCCGAGAACACGTGTTATGGGTATGGCCGGAATCCTTGATACCGGAAGATATAAAGCTTTCATTGCAGATGAGCTCAATGTTTCGCCCAAAGATATCAGTGCTCTTTTGCTTGGAGGACATGGCGATACCATGGTTCCTCTTCCAAGATACACAACCGTTTCAGGAATACCCGTTACTGAACTTCTGCCTGCAGAAAAAATCGATGCCATTGTTGAACGCACACGATTCGGAGGAGGCGAATTGGTAAAACTCATGGGCACTTCTGCCTGGTATGCACCCGGATCAGCAGCTGCGCGAATGGCAGAAGCTGTAATCAGGAATCATAAGAGGGTTTTCCCCTGCTGTGTAAAACTTGAAGGTGAGTACGGACTTGAAAACGTGTTTGTAGGGGTACCTGTAATTCTTGGCAGAAACGGCATTGAACGGATCATTGAGTTGAACCTTACTGATAAGGAAACTGAAATGTTGCATGAAAGTGCCAGAGCAGTAAAAGAAATGATGGAGGTACTTGACAAACTGGAAGAAAAAAACCGTTAG
- a CDS encoding sigma-70 family RNA polymerase sigma factor, with the protein MNNIYLADNELVSRFVSGDMNSLELLINRYRKQVYTYIFLLVKNQHLAEDIFQDTFIKVIKSLDCGKYQDNGKFLAWVLRIAHNLVIDHYRKERQLNATSREDFGLDILNSHKYADKPAEDVIIDKQIRKDIRLLIDSLPEEQKEVLILRQYCELSFKEIADHTNVSINTALGRMRYALINLRRMVKEKNLTLTAS; encoded by the coding sequence TTGAATAACATTTATTTAGCTGACAATGAACTTGTAAGCAGGTTCGTCAGTGGCGATATGAACAGTCTTGAACTGCTCATCAACCGATACCGGAAACAAGTTTACACCTACATTTTCTTACTGGTAAAAAATCAGCATTTGGCTGAAGATATTTTCCAGGATACATTTATCAAGGTCATTAAATCGCTTGATTGCGGCAAATACCAGGATAACGGAAAATTCCTCGCATGGGTGCTCAGGATTGCGCATAACCTTGTAATTGATCATTACAGGAAGGAACGCCAACTGAATGCCACATCACGTGAAGATTTCGGACTTGACATTCTGAATTCGCATAAATATGCTGATAAGCCTGCTGAGGACGTGATAATTGACAAGCAGATCCGGAAGGATATACGTCTGCTGATCGATAGCTTGCCCGAAGAGCAAAAGGAAGTGCTGATTTTAAGACAATATTGCGAACTCAGTTTTAAAGAAATAGCCGATCATACAAACGTCAGCATCAACACCGCTTTGGGACGGATGCGTTATGCGCTTATAAACCTCCGGAGAATGGTGAAAGAAAAGAATCTTACATTAACTGCCTCCTGA